The following are from one region of the Candidatus Saccharibacteria bacterium genome:
- a CDS encoding sulfatase-like hydrolase/transferase yields the protein MKPSQSKRVTGVHYLLALVLIMIAVVTACNPIIVLPPDPSTTTSSSTSSTTTAPPIVPSGQGMNVLVMLTDDQGCDQHATAARPNPVRCDTVDAYMKFLASEPGGSWWNSTQTRYQGVLCCPDRTSILTGQTIAHTGQYGNGVCVAEKAGELPEPWRTAGYATGYFGKYKNCYPGSSCAKPIPSGWERWVVDRAAPSGYNFDYCDQDTGPFTVAQNGNSTWSSYWYGDRAIEWINQQQAAGRPWFTFYAPYAPHLGASGPTDIGGWTTPANLPNYREGNCKGALNTDDSDKPSFIRDNTCAGSRNAEEAVKGQVGLDNEFKKLYNNLAATGQLNNTIILFMGDNGMGLGSHKVSKKQCAYEECLTNPLMLRLPGSSGGTLNRMISNVDVYPTLLELTGLTTALPADGRSFVQLMRGDTTGWRTDQYSQNGVPSSASADDFDLVRDDCAVRTPCYKYTQYRGGERELYNLTDDPYELVNLLPNPVTGYAGQPGWDDNNPVVVELKARLAAHLSAGA from the coding sequence ATGAAGCCCAGTCAATCCAAGCGGGTAACGGGGGTTCATTACCTCCTTGCCTTGGTGTTGATCATGATTGCGGTCGTAACCGCATGCAACCCAATCATCGTTCTGCCGCCCGACCCAAGCACCACCACCAGCTCGAGCACTAGTAGCACCACAACTGCTCCACCAATTGTGCCAAGTGGCCAAGGTATGAACGTGCTGGTGATGCTCACCGACGACCAAGGCTGCGATCAGCACGCCACTGCAGCTCGACCGAACCCGGTACGCTGCGACACAGTCGATGCCTACATGAAGTTCCTGGCCTCGGAGCCAGGTGGGTCGTGGTGGAACTCCACCCAAACTCGCTACCAGGGAGTGCTCTGCTGCCCCGATCGGACATCGATCCTGACCGGGCAAACCATCGCCCACACTGGCCAGTATGGCAATGGCGTCTGTGTGGCAGAGAAAGCCGGCGAGTTACCCGAACCATGGCGCACTGCAGGCTACGCCACTGGCTACTTCGGCAAGTACAAGAACTGCTATCCAGGTAGCTCTTGTGCCAAGCCAATACCATCCGGCTGGGAGCGCTGGGTAGTAGACAGAGCAGCCCCGTCGGGCTACAACTTCGACTACTGCGACCAAGATACTGGCCCGTTCACAGTTGCACAGAACGGTAACTCGACCTGGTCGAGTTACTGGTACGGCGATCGTGCCATCGAGTGGATCAACCAGCAGCAAGCGGCCGGACGGCCGTGGTTCACCTTCTACGCACCATATGCTCCGCATCTTGGTGCAAGCGGCCCGACCGACATTGGCGGGTGGACCACGCCGGCAAATCTGCCCAACTACCGCGAAGGTAATTGCAAGGGAGCACTGAACACCGATGATTCGGATAAGCCCAGCTTTATCCGAGACAACACCTGTGCTGGCTCCCGCAATGCCGAGGAGGCCGTTAAAGGCCAAGTGGGCTTGGACAATGAGTTCAAGAAGCTGTACAACAACTTGGCCGCCACCGGCCAGCTCAATAACACCATCATCTTGTTCATGGGCGACAACGGTATGGGCCTCGGCTCGCACAAGGTGTCCAAGAAGCAGTGTGCCTACGAAGAATGCCTAACCAATCCGCTAATGCTGCGGTTGCCAGGCTCCAGCGGCGGCACGCTGAATCGGATGATCAGCAATGTTGATGTCTACCCGACGTTGCTGGAGCTGACCGGCCTCACCACAGCTCTGCCCGCCGATGGGCGCTCGTTTGTGCAGCTGATGCGCGGTGACACCACTGGTTGGCGAACCGATCAGTACAGCCAAAACGGGGTGCCCAGCAGCGCCTCAGCGGACGACTTCGACCTAGTTCGCGATGACTGTGCGGTGCGCACCCCGTGCTACAAGTACACGCAGTACCGCGGCGGTGAACGTGAGCTTTACAACCTCACCGACGATCCGTACGAGTTGGTCAACTTGCTTCCCAACCCAGTCACCGGCTATGCCGGTCAGCCCGGGTGGGATGACAACAACCCGGTAGTGGTCGAGCTCAAGGCTCGGCTGGCAGCGCATCTGTCAGCTGGCGCCTAA
- a CDS encoding tail fiber domain-containing protein — translation MVHGRGTGSAIGGAINFQTSAAGASGSTLRSLSTVASFAGGTGYATFQNTANTSSSFTAFQVLSAGGQQLFGVDTGANTNVAKFTGSNGTNQCTVAVGTGWSCSSDERLKTNIVSLDTLGSLEKVGALRPVTYNWTAEASGDRSLQYGFIAQDVEQIYPEAVSTDPTTGYKMINQGRLLTFTIMGLKDAAGKINALNTAINTSNPSALTITQPATISKGLTVTGPTTVTDPTTLSGNVQFSGGAEFEGVVKSTGRIELSKNNTGSTTVPAGQTTTRVAFMSNFASAPNIALTPHDFLNTKYRVTNVTNAGFEIELSSAEQTNKLFDWRAL, via the coding sequence TTGGTACATGGTAGAGGCACGGGTTCAGCCATTGGCGGGGCTATTAACTTCCAAACCTCTGCCGCTGGGGCTAGCGGCAGTACTTTACGCAGTCTTTCCACTGTAGCGAGCTTTGCTGGCGGTACCGGTTATGCCACCTTTCAGAATACTGCCAATACGAGCAGTAGTTTTACGGCGTTTCAGGTCTTAAGCGCCGGTGGACAACAATTATTTGGTGTCGACACTGGAGCCAACACCAACGTCGCCAAATTCACTGGTAGTAATGGCACCAATCAATGTACTGTGGCAGTCGGCACTGGCTGGTCTTGCTCCTCAGACGAGCGGCTCAAGACCAATATTGTTAGCCTAGATACGCTGGGGAGTCTCGAAAAGGTTGGTGCACTGCGACCAGTCACCTACAATTGGACGGCCGAAGCCAGTGGCGACCGAAGCTTACAATATGGCTTTATTGCTCAAGATGTCGAACAAATCTACCCCGAAGCTGTCAGCACCGACCCCACTACTGGGTACAAGATGATTAACCAGGGTAGATTACTAACCTTTACGATCATGGGCTTAAAAGACGCTGCTGGCAAGATAAACGCTCTGAACACTGCTATTAACACCTCAAACCCCAGTGCTTTAACCATTACCCAACCAGCCACTATTAGCAAAGGCCTAACTGTAACGGGTCCAACTACTGTAACGGATCCAACTACTTTGAGTGGTAATGTGCAGTTTAGCGGCGGAGCGGAGTTTGAGGGGGTGGTTAAATCTACCGGCCGGATAGAGTTAAGCAAAAATAATACTGGCTCAACCACAGTGCCGGCTGGTCAAACCACTACTCGTGTAGCGTTTATGAGCAACTTTGCTAGCGCTCCTAATATTGCTTTAACTCCTCACGACTTCTTGAATACCAAATATCGGGTAACCAATGTAACAAATGCTGGTTTTGAGATTGAGCTCTCTTCTGCCGAGCAGACCAACAAGTTATTTGATTGGCGGGCATTGTAG